A region of Salinibacter sp. 10B DNA encodes the following proteins:
- a CDS encoding arginine deiminase-related protein — MVYTSLDALDFQFSDLPSLPRPNRVVLTTPTHFDVEYVINPHMSDNVGAVNKEVAFQQWKALRATYTALDVSPLIVNGRPGLPDMVFCANQTLPFYQPEQDRRGVVLSRMHAEQRREEVPYYGEMFAEQGYAVETLPDDLDVDFEGMGDAIWHPGRFLLWGGYGFRTEPAAYEALSELLDVPVVLLELQDADYYHLDTCFCPLDSNHVLVAPAAFDDESRAIIEQGFDTVIEAPDEEARHQFACNAHSPDGKHVLIQEGCEGTTERLRAEGFSPIELDTSEFLKSGGSVFCMKQMIW, encoded by the coding sequence ATGGTTTACACGTCCCTGGATGCTCTTGACTTCCAATTCTCGGACCTTCCCTCTCTCCCTCGCCCGAATCGCGTCGTCCTCACGACCCCCACACACTTCGACGTGGAGTACGTGATCAATCCACACATGTCCGACAATGTGGGAGCGGTGAACAAGGAGGTGGCCTTCCAACAGTGGAAAGCACTCCGGGCCACGTACACGGCGCTCGACGTGTCGCCCCTCATTGTGAATGGTCGGCCCGGCCTCCCCGATATGGTATTCTGTGCCAACCAGACGCTGCCCTTCTACCAGCCGGAACAGGATCGGCGCGGAGTAGTGCTGAGCCGCATGCACGCCGAACAGCGACGGGAAGAGGTCCCATACTACGGAGAAATGTTCGCAGAGCAAGGCTACGCGGTCGAAACGCTCCCGGACGACCTGGACGTTGACTTTGAGGGAATGGGGGATGCAATCTGGCATCCCGGGCGTTTCTTGCTTTGGGGTGGATATGGATTCCGAACTGAGCCGGCCGCCTACGAGGCCCTCAGCGAGCTTCTGGACGTCCCCGTCGTGCTCCTCGAATTGCAGGATGCCGATTATTACCACCTGGATACCTGCTTCTGTCCCCTCGATTCGAACCACGTGCTCGTCGCGCCCGCGGCCTTCGACGACGAGAGCCGGGCGATCATAGAACAGGGCTTCGATACCGTCATTGAGGCCCCAGACGAGGAGGCCCGGCATCAATTCGCCTGCAACGCCCACTCCCCGGATGGGAAGCACGTTCTGATCCAAGAAGGCTGTGAAGGAACCACTGAACGCTTGCGGGCCGAAGGGTTCTCGCCGATTGAATTGGACACCAGTGAGTTTCTCAAATCCGGTGGCTCGGTCTTCTGCATGAAACAGATGATCTGGTAA
- a CDS encoding ABC transporter permease subunit, with amino-acid sequence MRPLYGLLQMTFRELWAKKIVLGLFIISSLVLLVITFALNLEVVEGSLEGLRLFGQQAETPNGGPEGVPQMSLSSVVVAVESVVAGAAYWVGILLSLFASASLFSDLQAPGRIELLLSKPVSRMQVVAGHVLGVWAAIAVLTIYLMGGTWLIMSIKSGVWHFRFLLSILIVIGMFGVMYAAVMLMGVWTQSTALALIVSYGLIFVSLVLAGASEIAPLLGSVGEPMFWGLYHALPNFTEVTGIVTALAKGSSVDSWYPLTSSLIFGGVVYAGTTYWFVTRDF; translated from the coding sequence ATGCGTCCCCTCTACGGCCTCCTGCAAATGACCTTTCGCGAGCTGTGGGCCAAGAAAATCGTGCTTGGGCTTTTTATCATCAGTTCGCTGGTGCTCCTCGTCATCACCTTTGCACTCAACCTGGAAGTGGTAGAGGGCTCGCTCGAAGGCCTTCGCCTCTTCGGCCAACAAGCGGAAACGCCCAATGGGGGACCGGAAGGGGTCCCACAAATGTCACTTTCGAGCGTGGTGGTGGCGGTCGAGTCCGTGGTGGCCGGGGCGGCGTACTGGGTGGGCATCCTGCTTTCCCTCTTCGCATCGGCATCTCTCTTCTCGGATCTGCAGGCGCCAGGCCGAATTGAGTTGCTTCTCTCCAAGCCCGTTAGCCGCATGCAGGTCGTTGCGGGACATGTTCTGGGGGTGTGGGCCGCCATCGCGGTTCTCACAATCTACCTGATGGGCGGCACGTGGCTCATCATGTCGATCAAGTCGGGCGTCTGGCACTTCCGTTTCCTCCTCTCCATCCTCATCGTGATCGGCATGTTCGGCGTGATGTACGCCGCGGTGATGCTCATGGGAGTATGGACCCAGAGCACGGCCCTGGCCCTTATCGTGTCGTACGGGCTCATCTTTGTATCGCTCGTGCTGGCAGGCGCCAGTGAGATTGCTCCGCTTCTCGGTTCGGTCGGCGAACCGATGTTCTGGGGCTTGTACCATGCCCTGCCCAACTTTACGGAGGTCACGGGAATCGTAACGGCCCTCGCAAAGGGAAGCAGCGTGGACTCGTGGTACCCGCTCACCTCCTCTCTAATCTTCGGAGGAGTGGTCTACGCTGGCACTACATACTGGTTTGTGACACGAGATTTTTAA
- a CDS encoding M56 family metallopeptidase, translated as MMTTLLDLLSALGQATWQPVWMPMLAWTLLALPFWGLLERTNHLHPHAEYRLYQVLLGALPVGLLITVLFDGEWARAAGMSSAGLSVVVMPPVEPTVQSSAAAPSLSWIHAVGLATVGAIGMSVVGLGRLVLDGVALTRVRTDLNDGSPPAEPQAIADRMADRLGLSRPVQICTPPDAAVPVTLAGLSPTVMLPPALLDRSEALQMTLAHEFTHIRRYDDLAHLVERAVGALFAAHPLVGRLTSRIAETREQACDAAVLADANTSPAAYARLLATFADERAPQIGTLTLSESSSSLTTRLRAMHSSVPNWLSSPFSLTAGLLAVGLAVTFGIVACSDSVAPSPTSSANSQSGSLLSSTKEKDLDDVFVEVEQRPDCGGIQALTEEIQYPDLARKAGIEGRVFVQFIINEKGNVTEPKVTKGVHKSLNQAALDAVKSLECKPGQHRGTPVKVKMALPVTFKLPTEESSSPGDTAQSPQSVVDNINFVFHALDSREQDRLRSTGSVFSRATRATLPFPYPDLVRKTGIGGTVEVTFTLSEAGDAQNPRITQSVHEAVDAAALRSVQNTTFTVRNAQTWSPAGKKISVQFESPSPAGTS; from the coding sequence ATGATGACGACACTGCTTGACCTCCTTTCCGCTCTCGGACAGGCGACGTGGCAGCCGGTGTGGATGCCCATGCTGGCCTGGACCCTGCTCGCCCTGCCCTTTTGGGGCCTTTTAGAGCGAACGAACCACCTGCATCCGCACGCCGAGTACCGGCTCTATCAGGTGCTCCTAGGGGCCCTCCCAGTGGGGCTACTCATCACGGTTCTTTTCGACGGAGAATGGGCACGTGCCGCTGGAATGTCGAGCGCGGGATTATCCGTCGTGGTAATGCCCCCAGTCGAACCGACAGTCCAGTCGAGTGCTGCCGCCCCCTCCCTGAGCTGGATTCACGCCGTCGGCCTTGCCACCGTCGGGGCCATTGGCATGAGCGTCGTCGGTCTGGGGCGTCTCGTCCTCGATGGGGTCGCCCTCACTCGTGTTCGAACAGACCTCAACGACGGGTCCCCGCCTGCCGAACCGCAGGCCATTGCAGATCGGATGGCCGACCGCCTTGGCCTCTCCCGTCCCGTCCAGATTTGCACGCCCCCCGACGCCGCAGTGCCCGTTACTCTGGCCGGTCTCTCTCCAACGGTGATGCTTCCCCCAGCCCTCCTCGACCGCTCGGAAGCCTTACAAATGACGCTCGCCCACGAGTTTACACACATTCGCCGGTACGACGACCTCGCTCATCTCGTCGAGCGAGCCGTCGGGGCCCTCTTTGCCGCTCATCCGCTCGTCGGTCGCTTGACAAGCCGGATCGCCGAGACGCGAGAGCAGGCCTGCGATGCAGCGGTCCTTGCCGACGCGAACACGTCGCCCGCTGCTTACGCCCGCCTGCTGGCCACCTTTGCCGATGAACGCGCTCCGCAGATCGGCACCCTCACCCTCTCCGAATCGTCTTCGTCCCTCACGACCCGACTTCGTGCCATGCACTCCTCTGTTCCTAACTGGTTGTCCTCTCCTTTCAGTCTCACCGCCGGCCTCCTCGCGGTTGGACTCGCCGTCACCTTCGGTATCGTGGCCTGCTCGGACAGCGTCGCCCCCTCCCCAACGAGCTCTGCAAATTCCCAATCTGGGAGTTTACTCTCCTCTACAAAAGAGAAAGATTTGGACGATGTTTTTGTAGAAGTCGAACAACGCCCCGATTGCGGAGGGATCCAGGCCCTTACCGAGGAAATTCAGTATCCCGATCTCGCCCGTAAGGCAGGCATTGAGGGACGAGTGTTCGTCCAGTTTATCATAAACGAGAAGGGCAACGTAACCGAACCAAAAGTTACGAAAGGGGTCCACAAATCCCTTAACCAGGCGGCCCTGGACGCCGTAAAATCATTGGAGTGCAAACCTGGTCAGCACCGGGGAACCCCCGTGAAAGTCAAAATGGCCCTCCCGGTCACCTTCAAACTTCCGACGGAAGAATCATCATCTCCAGGCGACACAGCACAGTCTCCCCAATCGGTTGTCGACAACATCAATTTCGTTTTCCACGCCCTCGACTCTCGCGAGCAGGATCGTCTCCGCTCCACCGGCTCCGTATTCAGCCGAGCCACGAGAGCTACGTTGCCGTTTCCGTATCCCGACCTCGTCCGAAAGACCGGAATCGGCGGAACGGTCGAAGTTACGTTTACCCTGAGCGAGGCCGGTGATGCGCAGAACCCAAGAATCACCCAGAGTGTGCACGAGGCCGTCGACGCGGCAGCTCTGCGGTCGGTCCAGAATACAACCTTTACGGTACGGAACGCACAGACGTGGAGTCCGGCGGGAAAGAAAATCAGCGTTCAGTTTGAGTCTCCGTCTCCAGCGGGCACCTCGTAA
- a CDS encoding mechanosensitive ion channel family protein: protein MLSSISSLFSMIGAAGPILLQSYLSLEYWQPLVVGGLRIAVIIVVGLVALRLVTQATTRWMARFEDVDASDPRRQRAATLSNLIQSSAQYVVWPIVTIMILSEVGLDVGALIATAGVAGLAIGFGAQTLVKDVIGGVFLLFDDIIRVGNLVNIGGTVGTVEEIGVRLIKVRKFDGELVMIPAGEIRTFGNKSFDWARVIVPVGLSYEQDVDAILPIMEQVAKDWAEEHSDILLEEAPHVQGLMDFGDSSVTARIVVQVTPGEQYAAERELRQRLKRAFDERGVEIPFPQRTVHTIDDASGPTRTPESVPSPTSDDSASEGAD, encoded by the coding sequence ATGCTTTCTTCGATCTCCTCTCTTTTTTCTATGATCGGAGCGGCCGGCCCCATCCTCCTGCAATCCTACCTCAGCCTGGAGTACTGGCAACCCCTCGTCGTTGGAGGACTCCGGATTGCGGTGATTATCGTCGTGGGACTGGTGGCCCTCCGCCTCGTGACCCAGGCCACGACCCGATGGATGGCCCGGTTCGAAGACGTCGACGCGAGCGATCCGCGCCGGCAACGCGCCGCCACACTGAGCAACCTCATCCAGTCCTCCGCCCAGTACGTGGTGTGGCCCATCGTTACCATCATGATTCTCAGCGAAGTGGGGCTGGACGTGGGGGCGCTCATTGCGACGGCGGGCGTGGCCGGGCTGGCCATCGGTTTCGGGGCCCAAACGCTGGTGAAAGACGTCATCGGGGGGGTCTTCCTGCTGTTCGACGACATCATCCGCGTCGGCAACCTCGTGAACATTGGCGGCACGGTTGGCACCGTGGAAGAAATCGGCGTGCGGCTAATCAAGGTGCGCAAGTTTGACGGCGAGCTCGTCATGATTCCGGCAGGAGAGATTCGCACGTTCGGCAACAAGAGCTTCGACTGGGCCCGCGTCATCGTGCCGGTCGGCCTCAGCTACGAGCAGGACGTGGACGCCATTCTGCCCATCATGGAGCAGGTAGCGAAGGACTGGGCCGAGGAACACTCCGACATTCTTCTAGAAGAGGCCCCCCACGTGCAGGGGCTTATGGACTTTGGCGATTCATCGGTCACCGCGCGGATCGTCGTGCAGGTGACGCCCGGCGAGCAGTATGCCGCCGAGCGTGAACTCCGTCAGCGACTCAAGCGGGCGTTTGACGAGCGGGGCGTCGAGATCCCCTTCCCGCAGCGCACCGTGCACACGATCGACGATGCCTCCGGCCCGACCCGCACGCCCGAATCGGTCCCCTCCCCCACTTCCGATGATTCCGCGTCCGAAGGCGCGGACTAA
- a CDS encoding TIGR04283 family arsenosugar biosynthesis glycosyltransferase has product MPDRPLVSIIIPTLNEASVIEATLRHLTEQSAPFECIVVDGGSTDGTRDRARSAGASVLLTNQGRGPQLNRGAEAASGSHLLFLHADTRLPSDGLTQIRHALGLPSVSAGTFRLQFDESTPLLRFYAWCTRWPWIRLCFGDRGLFVTQQAFDAVGGYPDWPLFEDLEMAARLDAYGRFRFLNTAVTTSARRFRRNGPLQQQLRNLYLWLHYVIGTDPERLAHLYQYSET; this is encoded by the coding sequence GTGCCGGACCGTCCCCTGGTATCCATCATCATTCCCACCCTCAACGAAGCCTCCGTCATAGAGGCTACTCTGCGTCATCTGACGGAGCAGTCCGCCCCCTTTGAGTGCATTGTCGTGGATGGAGGCTCAACCGACGGGACGCGCGACCGCGCTCGATCCGCCGGGGCCTCGGTACTCCTCACAAACCAGGGGCGAGGCCCGCAGCTCAACCGAGGGGCAGAAGCCGCCTCGGGTTCCCACCTCCTCTTCCTTCACGCCGACACGCGCCTCCCCTCAGACGGACTGACGCAGATTCGGCACGCCCTCGGTCTGCCGTCCGTTTCTGCCGGAACGTTTCGCCTCCAGTTCGACGAATCGACTCCCCTGCTCCGATTCTACGCCTGGTGTACCCGATGGCCCTGGATTCGACTCTGCTTTGGGGATCGCGGGCTGTTCGTAACGCAACAGGCATTTGACGCCGTCGGTGGCTATCCGGACTGGCCACTGTTCGAAGATCTGGAAATGGCCGCGCGACTCGACGCGTACGGGAGATTCCGCTTTCTGAACACTGCCGTCACGACTTCGGCCCGGCGCTTTCGGCGAAACGGGCCTCTCCAGCAGCAGCTCCGCAACCTTTACCTCTGGCTGCACTACGTCATCGGCACCGATCCGGAACGCCTCGCTCATCTCTATCAGTATTCCGAAACGTAA
- a CDS encoding BlaI/MecI/CopY family transcriptional regulator produces MQRKSLTHLGETEMEVLHHVWDLGEATVADVRERILEDRDVAYTTIMTVLKKLADKGYLTYHKEGRSYVYAPAQQPNEVQHSLLRRLMEKVFHGSPSALVQTLVQQEDLSDAERREIKNIIGALEASEQSDDDDTA; encoded by the coding sequence ATGCAACGGAAATCCCTCACACACCTCGGCGAAACCGAAATGGAGGTCCTCCATCACGTGTGGGACCTCGGCGAGGCGACCGTGGCCGACGTTCGCGAGCGCATCCTCGAGGACCGCGACGTGGCCTACACCACGATCATGACCGTGCTCAAGAAACTTGCGGACAAGGGCTACCTCACCTACCACAAAGAGGGGCGGTCCTACGTCTACGCCCCGGCCCAGCAGCCGAACGAGGTGCAGCACAGTCTGCTTCGGCGTCTCATGGAGAAGGTCTTTCACGGCTCTCCTTCTGCCCTCGTCCAAACGCTCGTACAGCAAGAGGACCTCTCGGACGCCGAGCGCCGCGAGATCAAAAACATCATCGGCGCCCTGGAGGCGTCGGAGCAAAGCGATGATGACGACACTGCTTGA
- a CDS encoding phosphoglycerate kinase, with protein sequence MPKLTLDDIDVRGQRVLIRVDFNVPLDTSEDGSPTVADDTRIRAALPTIRHVLDNKGKVILISHLGRPGGQPNPDLSLAAVADHLGTLLDERVRFSSNTVGDTVEEVIAGMNDGSVILLENTRFDPGEKANDEEFSKALAALADIYVNDAFGAAHRAHASTAGVAKYVDTAAMGRLMESEIEALTRVRDTPDHPMVAILGGAKVSDKLGTIRALSKTADHLLIGGAMSYTFLKALGREVGRSRVEEDRLDTAESLFKEADGRIVLPNDHVVADDLDEDAEASVVEDNIPEDLMGLDIGPATVDTYREALSDAKTIVWNGPMGVFEIEQFAKGTMEIAEAVADATDDGAFSVVGGGDSVSALSRSGFTDRISHVSTGGGAMLTLLEGAELPGIAALSDA encoded by the coding sequence ATGCCGAAGCTCACGCTCGACGACATCGACGTTCGCGGTCAACGGGTGCTGATCCGGGTGGACTTCAACGTCCCCCTCGACACCTCCGAGGACGGCAGCCCCACCGTGGCCGACGATACCCGCATCCGCGCTGCCCTTCCTACCATCCGCCACGTCCTGGACAACAAGGGAAAGGTCATTCTTATCAGTCATCTCGGCCGTCCCGGCGGACAACCAAACCCTGACCTGAGCCTCGCCGCCGTGGCCGACCATCTCGGCACGCTGCTCGATGAGCGGGTTCGTTTTTCGAGCAACACGGTGGGAGACACCGTCGAAGAGGTTATTGCCGGCATGAATGACGGCAGCGTGATCCTGCTGGAAAATACGCGCTTTGACCCCGGGGAAAAGGCCAACGACGAGGAGTTTTCGAAGGCCCTCGCCGCCCTCGCCGATATCTACGTGAACGACGCCTTTGGGGCCGCCCATCGCGCGCATGCCTCCACGGCGGGCGTGGCAAAATATGTGGACACCGCCGCCATGGGACGCCTCATGGAGTCAGAGATTGAGGCCCTCACGCGCGTCCGCGACACTCCCGACCATCCAATGGTCGCCATTCTCGGAGGAGCAAAGGTGTCTGATAAGCTCGGGACAATCCGTGCCCTCAGCAAAACGGCCGACCACCTGCTCATCGGGGGCGCCATGAGCTACACCTTTCTCAAGGCGTTGGGTCGGGAGGTGGGCCGGTCCCGGGTGGAGGAAGATCGGCTCGACACTGCCGAGTCCTTGTTCAAGGAGGCAGACGGCCGCATTGTGCTCCCCAACGACCACGTGGTGGCCGACGATCTCGACGAAGACGCCGAAGCGTCTGTCGTTGAGGACAACATTCCGGAGGACCTGATGGGCCTCGACATTGGCCCGGCGACTGTTGATACGTACCGCGAGGCCCTCTCGGACGCAAAAACCATTGTGTGGAACGGTCCGATGGGCGTCTTTGAAATTGAGCAGTTCGCCAAGGGCACCATGGAAATTGCCGAAGCAGTGGCCGACGCGACCGACGACGGCGCCTTTTCGGTCGTGGGCGGTGGAGACTCCGTCTCGGCCCTCAGCCGCTCCGGCTTTACCGACCGCATCAGCCACGTGTCTACCGGTGGCGGGGCAATGCTTACGCTGCTCGAAGGTGCGGAACTGCCAGGCATTGCGGCACTTTCGGATGCATAG
- a CDS encoding ABC transporter ATP-binding protein — MATAALSVSDLSKTYRTGLLGRSTVDALNGVSLDVEQGEIFGLLGPNGAGKTTLVKILLGLVHPSDGTAELFGTPARQPGARDRIGFLPENHRFPGFLTAEKTLHLYGQLADVPSRTRATRVPDLLQRVGLANRADTKVKTFSKGMLQRLGLAQALLNDPDLLFLDEPTSGVDPVGRRAIRDLVLEMRDNGATVFLNSHLLSEVEKVCSRIAILRDGEVVREGKIQELTAVERVYDLVTTPISESLRDTTGLEPSPHDAPSAPDLESYRAHAEDRPALNAILDHLRSADVEIESITPLRRSLEDYFIDVVDEEQSAP, encoded by the coding sequence ATGGCCACGGCCGCTCTCTCTGTCTCCGATCTCTCGAAAACGTACCGAACGGGACTGCTCGGTCGCTCTACGGTTGATGCCCTCAACGGCGTCTCCCTGGACGTGGAGCAGGGCGAGATTTTTGGGCTTTTGGGTCCGAACGGGGCCGGAAAAACCACACTTGTCAAGATTCTTCTCGGCCTCGTTCATCCCTCGGATGGCACCGCCGAGCTCTTCGGCACCCCGGCCCGACAGCCCGGTGCCCGAGACCGCATCGGCTTTCTGCCCGAAAATCATCGCTTTCCCGGATTTCTAACGGCCGAAAAGACGCTGCACCTGTACGGCCAGTTGGCGGACGTGCCAAGCCGTACCCGCGCCACTCGGGTACCGGATCTCTTACAGCGGGTGGGTCTGGCCAACCGGGCCGACACGAAGGTCAAGACCTTCTCCAAAGGAATGTTGCAGCGCCTCGGACTCGCCCAGGCCCTTCTGAATGACCCGGACCTTCTGTTCCTAGACGAACCAACCTCCGGCGTCGACCCAGTGGGACGCCGTGCCATTCGCGACCTCGTACTGGAAATGCGGGACAATGGAGCAACTGTCTTCCTCAACTCGCACCTGCTCTCGGAAGTCGAAAAGGTGTGCTCCCGGATCGCCATCCTGCGAGACGGAGAGGTGGTACGCGAAGGCAAAATCCAGGAGCTGACGGCGGTCGAGCGTGTCTACGACCTCGTCACCACTCCAATCTCTGAATCGCTGCGCGACACCACCGGGCTGGAACCTTCGCCGCACGACGCTCCCTCCGCCCCTGACCTTGAGTCCTACCGTGCCCACGCGGAGGATCGCCCGGCCCTGAACGCCATCCTCGACCACCTCCGCTCGGCCGACGTCGAGATCGAATCGATCACTCCCCTCCGCCGTTCGCTGGAGGACTACTTTATCGATGTGGTGGACGAGGAGCAGTCCGCGCCGTAG